The following proteins are co-located in the Puniceicoccus vermicola genome:
- a CDS encoding sialate O-acetylesterase, with translation MPIPKFLSLGASLLCLAISFSTGLGYAVADVSESLPSKDKFHLFLLAGQSNMAGRGKVAPEDKIPNPRILMLSENGEWVPAVDPIHFDKSIAGVGPGRSFAEAIADEQEDVVIGLIPAACGGSSITKWVPGGYHEQTKSYPYDDAVSRTKRAMQDGTLKGILWHQGEADVSGKRAANYEKNLNVLMNRFRTEFSDPNLPILVGQLGQFPTRPWNADTFQVDRALRDFAMETDYAGFVSSDGLTCKPDNTHFDAKSQREFGRRLAEAYLKLISEAHSSSGPGSPRFESGFEEALDGWVIDESEPMSSIRSEAAHNGDWGLRVEDSSTEEGSSVATPRLPAEPGQIFRFRFLARRIDGKGVGGYLLFYDREGHRIDSPDGRENLVSVNSRTWRDYSVVAVAPDGAVEVEGWLHSYRRDTSTTDFDTLRLEVYSPDMTPPWTPSYKLDPNDTLLTDADVPGPDGFVYPDWRMAGVSGGIPQLPIIVGVDRFEGHEGDDIATLLNDAVAEVADSGGGVVELPPGEFLLNRPVVIYDSGVVIRGAGQERTRLVFQDYIPYGEIRSRIWSPDKIIGPNGFFEIQANPKNLVELRVSHGSSIVDARSRKDHWGNRFFLRCRGKDLLGKLGPGTHTLKATIGYANGDTFSDSFSVTVSEDPQPGDRWLDQHAAIMVLGGGPVSSVMPLLETAERGSRQLKLASGYGLKSGDRLYIEAPATPRWNEITGNVSPWGTFRSNQLEVVSVDGDTVTVSQALRIDFPVEDGSFVCRIRTAEGVGIEDLTIEQKVFTQELVGPRIPETLWYPIEDLWTDGVTFCYAWNSWVSSVKIVNAGRNPLYFTRSKFCEVQNVEVFDSLFKGGGGTGYVGFERSYDCLMEDVFTRGMRHAPDLQWGSAGNVIRDSHFVGSDAQWHAGWTHENLFENNRIEQRESDLGQGTYGHGFFASGPSSTSHGPQGPRNVVYYNDVIAPKSGVTMLGGNEAWIIVYNRFVVGGKRGIYVKEKSFDHIIADNVFALPNGQNPAILVGAANCTGIEILDNRFYGPITEVASFAQGIGEFLRLENNRIFPLPSDREFEVPRPEPRIRSIFEWQRQQARMSAENDARKVSEE, from the coding sequence ATGCCTATTCCCAAGTTTCTCTCATTAGGGGCATCGTTGCTTTGCCTCGCTATATCCTTTTCCACTGGTTTGGGGTATGCTGTGGCCGATGTCTCGGAGTCTTTACCTTCCAAGGATAAATTTCACCTTTTTCTGCTCGCCGGACAATCCAATATGGCGGGACGAGGCAAAGTCGCTCCAGAGGATAAAATTCCAAATCCGCGGATTCTGATGCTCTCCGAAAACGGTGAATGGGTGCCGGCGGTCGATCCGATTCATTTTGATAAATCCATCGCCGGAGTCGGTCCGGGGCGAAGCTTCGCCGAGGCCATTGCGGATGAACAGGAAGATGTGGTCATTGGGCTCATTCCTGCGGCTTGTGGTGGATCTTCGATTACCAAATGGGTTCCAGGGGGCTATCACGAGCAGACCAAGAGCTACCCTTATGACGATGCCGTTTCCCGGACCAAGCGAGCGATGCAGGACGGAACGCTGAAAGGAATCCTTTGGCACCAGGGGGAAGCGGATGTTTCGGGCAAGCGTGCTGCGAATTATGAAAAGAATTTGAATGTTTTGATGAATCGATTTCGGACCGAATTCAGCGATCCGAACCTGCCGATCCTCGTTGGGCAATTGGGGCAATTTCCGACGAGACCGTGGAATGCGGACACGTTCCAGGTGGATCGGGCTTTGCGCGACTTTGCGATGGAAACGGATTATGCAGGATTCGTTTCGAGCGACGGCTTGACCTGTAAGCCGGATAACACCCATTTCGATGCCAAGTCTCAACGGGAATTCGGACGACGATTAGCAGAGGCCTACCTGAAATTGATCAGTGAAGCTCATTCCTCTTCGGGACCCGGTTCCCCTCGGTTCGAGAGCGGTTTTGAGGAAGCTTTGGACGGATGGGTTATCGATGAGAGCGAGCCCATGAGTTCAATTCGTTCGGAGGCAGCACATAACGGCGATTGGGGACTCCGGGTGGAAGATTCTTCTACGGAGGAGGGTTCGTCAGTTGCTACACCCCGATTGCCCGCTGAGCCGGGGCAGATTTTTCGGTTCCGGTTTCTGGCTCGCAGAATCGACGGGAAAGGTGTGGGGGGCTATCTTCTTTTTTATGATCGAGAAGGTCATCGGATCGATTCGCCCGATGGCAGAGAGAACTTGGTCTCCGTCAACAGCCGCACGTGGCGTGACTATTCGGTCGTCGCGGTCGCACCGGATGGGGCCGTCGAGGTCGAGGGCTGGCTTCATTCTTACCGTAGGGACACCAGCACCACTGACTTCGATACTCTGCGTTTGGAGGTTTACTCGCCGGATATGACCCCGCCCTGGACTCCCAGTTATAAACTTGATCCGAACGATACACTGCTCACCGATGCGGATGTCCCCGGACCGGATGGGTTCGTGTATCCTGACTGGAGAATGGCGGGCGTCTCGGGAGGGATTCCGCAGCTACCGATCATCGTCGGCGTGGATCGATTCGAGGGACATGAAGGGGATGACATCGCGACATTGCTGAACGATGCCGTAGCAGAGGTCGCTGATTCTGGGGGTGGAGTCGTTGAGCTTCCGCCCGGGGAGTTTCTCCTCAATCGTCCGGTTGTCATTTATGATTCCGGCGTAGTGATTCGAGGAGCAGGGCAGGAAAGGACCCGGTTGGTTTTTCAGGATTACATTCCTTATGGGGAAATTCGTAGCCGGATATGGTCCCCTGATAAGATTATCGGGCCGAACGGATTCTTTGAGATTCAAGCCAACCCGAAGAATCTAGTGGAATTACGTGTCTCCCATGGAAGTTCGATTGTAGATGCTCGCAGTCGGAAAGATCACTGGGGCAATCGATTTTTCCTGCGTTGTCGTGGAAAGGATCTTTTGGGGAAACTCGGCCCTGGAACGCATACCCTTAAGGCTACGATTGGCTACGCGAATGGGGATACATTTTCCGACTCTTTTAGCGTCACCGTGTCCGAAGATCCTCAGCCGGGAGATCGGTGGCTGGATCAGCACGCAGCGATCATGGTACTGGGAGGAGGGCCGGTTTCTTCCGTTATGCCGTTGTTGGAAACGGCAGAGCGAGGCAGTCGCCAGCTTAAGCTGGCGTCTGGATACGGACTTAAGTCGGGAGATCGTCTTTATATCGAGGCGCCCGCTACACCGCGATGGAATGAAATTACGGGCAATGTTAGTCCTTGGGGGACATTCAGAAGCAATCAGCTGGAGGTTGTTTCTGTCGATGGGGATACAGTTACGGTCTCGCAGGCTCTTCGGATCGACTTCCCAGTCGAAGACGGTTCGTTCGTCTGTCGCATACGAACCGCCGAAGGGGTGGGCATTGAGGACCTGACTATTGAGCAGAAGGTTTTCACCCAAGAGTTGGTCGGGCCGCGCATACCTGAAACCCTCTGGTATCCGATCGAAGATTTATGGACCGACGGGGTGACGTTTTGCTACGCGTGGAACAGCTGGGTTAGCTCGGTAAAGATCGTCAATGCCGGTCGCAATCCTTTGTATTTTACACGTTCGAAGTTCTGTGAGGTGCAAAATGTGGAGGTATTTGACTCTCTCTTCAAAGGGGGCGGCGGCACGGGTTACGTTGGTTTTGAGCGCTCCTACGATTGTCTGATGGAGGACGTCTTCACCCGCGGCATGCGGCATGCACCGGATTTGCAATGGGGTTCCGCCGGAAATGTCATTCGCGACAGCCACTTTGTCGGCAGTGATGCCCAGTGGCACGCCGGTTGGACTCACGAGAATCTATTCGAGAATAATCGGATCGAGCAGAGAGAGTCGGATCTCGGGCAAGGAACTTATGGGCACGGCTTCTTTGCTTCGGGGCCCAGCAGCACTTCGCACGGGCCCCAAGGGCCCCGGAATGTCGTTTATTACAATGATGTCATCGCCCCGAAGTCTGGCGTTACGATGCTCGGTGGGAATGAGGCATGGATAATCGTCTACAATCGTTTTGTTGTTGGCGGAAAGCGTGGGATCTACGTCAAGGAGAAGAGCTTCGATCATATTATTGCCGACAACGTATTCGCGCTCCCCAACGGACAAAATCCCGCCATTCTCGTGGGCGCAGCGAATTGTACGGGTATCGAGATCCTGGACAATCGATTTTATGGTCCAATCACGGAGGTGGCTTCATTTGCACAGGGGATTGGCGAGTTTCTTCGATTGGAAAACAACCGCATCTTTCCTCTACCTTCGGATCGCGAGTTTGAAGTCCCTCGTCCGGAACCCAGGATTCGTTCAATCTTCGAATGGCAACGTCAGCAAGCCCGGATGTCGGCCGAAAACGATGCTCGGAAGGTTTCCGAAGAATAG
- a CDS encoding LysR family transcriptional regulator — protein MELRHLECLVEVVRHGGFSAAARALGTTQPTVSKALGQLEHECGTRLLDRLSEGVRVTDAGEMVLRRGKAMLAERDNLQSELAGLRGMETGRLRLGLPVLGSSVLFAPLVAAYRQRYPGVEIELHEQGSQHLEELVRSGEIEMGATLDPVPEDLEWDLVIDEPMMALLPTGHPLAERESIKFKELTQSPFILFERGFVLNTILAQACRRRRISLDVAARGAHADFIIALVSAGLGVSLLPSLELKSRGKLSVETALIDEKDLRWRLGLIWRRGVSLSPAAQRWLDLVRGQSR, from the coding sequence ATGGAGCTGCGTCACTTGGAATGTCTCGTCGAAGTCGTCCGTCACGGAGGATTTTCTGCGGCCGCGCGCGCCTTGGGAACGACCCAGCCGACCGTGAGTAAAGCCTTGGGACAATTGGAACACGAATGCGGCACCCGCTTGCTCGATCGACTGAGTGAGGGAGTGCGCGTTACGGATGCCGGTGAGATGGTCCTTCGCCGGGGAAAGGCGATGTTGGCGGAGCGGGATAATCTTCAATCCGAGTTGGCAGGTCTACGGGGAATGGAGACCGGACGCCTCCGGCTGGGATTGCCCGTGCTGGGTAGCAGCGTTCTCTTTGCGCCGCTCGTAGCGGCTTACCGGCAGCGCTATCCGGGGGTTGAAATCGAGCTCCACGAGCAGGGGAGTCAACACCTAGAGGAGCTGGTGCGCAGTGGGGAGATTGAGATGGGAGCCACCCTCGATCCAGTTCCCGAAGACCTGGAGTGGGATCTGGTCATTGATGAGCCCATGATGGCCCTTTTACCGACGGGCCATCCTCTGGCGGAAAGAGAGTCGATCAAGTTCAAGGAGCTGACCCAAAGCCCTTTCATCCTTTTCGAGCGTGGTTTTGTTCTGAATACCATTCTCGCCCAAGCTTGTAGGAGGAGACGCATCTCTCTCGATGTAGCGGCCCGCGGAGCCCACGCCGATTTTATCATCGCGCTGGTTTCGGCTGGGCTGGGCGTCTCTCTCCTTCCCTCACTGGAGTTGAAGTCGCGCGGAAAGCTATCCGTCGAAACCGCTCTCATCGACGAGAAAGACCTACGCTGGCGTTTGGGCCTGATCTGGCGACGAGGCGTCAGCCTTTCTCCGGCGGCTCAGCGTTGGCTGGATCTGGTACGCGGGCAGTCTCGGTAG
- a CDS encoding CidA/LrgA family protein translates to MKAVTPSIFAPLARPELPLRWIQTLGLIGVWWIAETFTHIVHCPVPGSLVGLVLLWILLDCKILRLDWFEQGADGLLNHLMLFFVPAMLALVNHPEFLSLLGVKILITVLASTLIVMSGTACIVELGFRLRHAPAR, encoded by the coding sequence ATGAAAGCTGTCACGCCGTCCATATTTGCTCCTCTTGCCCGCCCCGAGCTACCGCTCCGTTGGATTCAGACTCTGGGATTGATCGGAGTTTGGTGGATCGCAGAGACGTTCACCCACATCGTGCACTGCCCGGTTCCCGGAAGTCTCGTCGGCCTGGTCCTTCTCTGGATTCTTCTCGACTGCAAAATTCTCCGCCTCGATTGGTTTGAGCAAGGGGCCGATGGGCTCCTCAACCATCTGATGCTCTTTTTCGTTCCAGCGATGCTCGCCCTCGTCAATCACCCAGAATTTCTGAGTCTGCTCGGCGTAAAGATACTGATCACCGTTCTTGCCAGCACCCTCATCGTCATGAGCGGAACTGCCTGCATCGTCGAACTCGGATTTCGTCTACGCCATGCCCCCGCTCGCTAA
- a CDS encoding LrgB family protein encodes MPPLAKPIFWAVCTIAVYLAARRIHQHYGRWWSSPLLLTWVGCGFLILVLQTSYHDYLSGTHWLVWMLGPATVAFAIPIHRHRALVRRHWVLLGVGVLVGSLLAVSSSWFLASLFELSPEMRASLIPRSITTPLAMDASARLGGLPELTAVFTALTGLFGAAIGETLLRYLPVRSTFARGALFGMGAHGAGVAKARELGQEEGVVASLIMILAGQVTVVAAVIASGVI; translated from the coding sequence ATGCCCCCGCTCGCTAAACCCATATTCTGGGCGGTCTGCACCATCGCCGTCTACTTAGCCGCCCGCCGCATTCATCAACACTATGGCCGTTGGTGGAGCTCGCCTCTCCTCCTCACCTGGGTCGGATGCGGGTTTCTCATTCTCGTGCTGCAAACCTCCTATCACGACTACCTGAGTGGCACACATTGGCTCGTCTGGATGTTAGGACCCGCGACCGTCGCCTTCGCCATCCCCATCCACCGCCACCGCGCCCTCGTTCGCCGTCACTGGGTCCTCCTCGGGGTCGGCGTGCTGGTCGGAAGCCTCCTCGCGGTCAGCAGTTCCTGGTTTCTCGCCTCGCTCTTTGAATTGAGCCCGGAAATGCGGGCGAGTCTGATCCCCCGGTCCATCACTACTCCACTCGCCATGGACGCTTCGGCACGCCTCGGAGGCCTCCCAGAACTCACCGCAGTCTTCACCGCCCTCACCGGTCTCTTCGGAGCCGCAATCGGAGAAACCCTGCTCCGCTATCTCCCCGTGCGTTCCACCTTTGCCCGAGGCGCACTCTTCGGGATGGGTGCCCACGGAGCCGGAGTCGCCAAAGCCCGAGAACTCGGCCAAGAAGAAGGCGTAGTCGCCAGCCTCATCATGATCCTCGCCGGACAGGTGACCGTGGTCGCCGCCGTCATCGCGTCCGGAGTGATCTAG
- a CDS encoding aminotransferase class IV, producing MTVYYYKDRFLKGGETPVPVEDRAFNYGDGIYEVVRFHRDRSFGLQEHLERLRDSAEAIRMALPFPLEEIESIVRSAVSQVEDEVVDVYFQISRGEALRVHPFPQTDPVLSLYARPGRIYTEDFREAGVAVITLPDERWSNCYIKSLNLLPNVLAKQAAVEAGAYEAVLIRDGWVTEASASNVFGYHDGVFFTHPANRHILNGITRRFLLRAIQKLGFTVQEEPMSEEFFQNEVESAFITSTTMELMPISKINQRELHPLGPESPVWQILQAFRTL from the coding sequence ATGACGGTATATTATTACAAAGATCGTTTCTTGAAAGGCGGAGAAACTCCTGTGCCCGTGGAGGACCGGGCCTTCAACTATGGAGACGGAATTTATGAGGTCGTGCGGTTCCACCGGGATCGTAGCTTTGGTCTACAGGAGCATTTGGAGCGGTTGCGGGACAGCGCGGAGGCGATCCGGATGGCGCTGCCTTTTCCGTTGGAGGAAATTGAGTCGATCGTGCGGTCGGCAGTTTCTCAGGTCGAGGATGAGGTTGTGGACGTCTACTTCCAGATCAGCCGGGGCGAGGCCCTACGGGTCCATCCTTTTCCGCAGACAGATCCGGTTCTCTCGCTCTATGCGCGACCGGGGAGGATCTATACCGAAGATTTTCGGGAGGCGGGCGTGGCGGTCATCACCTTGCCCGACGAGCGCTGGAGCAACTGCTACATCAAATCCCTGAACCTCTTGCCGAACGTTTTGGCGAAACAGGCGGCAGTCGAGGCGGGGGCCTATGAGGCCGTTCTCATTCGGGATGGATGGGTTACCGAAGCCTCAGCGAGCAATGTATTCGGATATCACGACGGAGTCTTTTTTACGCATCCGGCCAATCGTCATATCCTCAACGGCATCACCCGGCGCTTCCTTCTCCGCGCCATACAGAAACTCGGCTTCACCGTGCAGGAGGAGCCCATGTCTGAGGAATTCTTTCAGAATGAGGTCGAATCCGCCTTCATCACCAGCACGACGATGGAACTGATGCCCATTTCCAAAATCAATCAACGGGAACTCCATCCCCTGGGTCCAGAGTCGCCCGTCTGGCAAATCCTCCAAGCATTCAGGACTCTCTAG
- a CDS encoding sensor histidine kinase — translation MILSLFTLIRMRWALCVCLGFCTISSSVWSADFHLGEEMPMEQIRGYGLLQDKEGSLDPNAVVSGNLDDKFVSSDRRLTSLGITDDGWWIRFAVENAEPEELPFVVHYPFPMVDLVDFYLVDDGKVVDVVKQGEKRPRSEEAIGIEGYGVEFMVPGDSQRVVYMRIQNPLSDVLDSYFEVGSPEAFEQEKHWISIFLGFILGGGIIILIYNAVIWAVVREQIYGWYVAYLALALLTFSVVSGFWHHFIWVHQGFLSEALPPLLSSLTFVFLIQFSRHFLLTHQLLPRIDRIMKWGMFSLLLPPILFFSGYSGAAARTAMIFVLVLNILPVLGIYLWRKGNQVAKIYAVSWAIWVAAICGLSGRALGWFPTNDFTLRLGWLGIWGEAVLFALALVARIRILQQEKLAAEARAKSFLEQSKTELEQLVTERTRDLENKRYELEVLNGEKDKFFSIIAHDLRNPFRGIFSLSEILAEDWRNLPPEELQSSLDELHDGAERLNRLLENLLSWAQLQKGSLQIKPQEFPLEPSLRSCVELFRGMADQKQIQLNLFVEPGLVVLADEPALETVIRNLLNNALKYSEAEGKVEVSAERRGASVVIEVKDSGVGMEESKVKTLLTLGEQESTPGTSGEQGSGLGLLLCKELVTLQSGRLAVKSEIGRGTRFTVELPAPGKE, via the coding sequence ATGATTTTGTCCCTGTTTACCCTGATTCGAATGCGCTGGGCGCTCTGTGTTTGCTTAGGGTTTTGCACCATCTCCAGCAGTGTCTGGTCGGCGGATTTCCATTTGGGTGAGGAGATGCCAATGGAGCAGATTCGGGGATACGGTCTTCTTCAGGATAAGGAGGGGAGTCTGGATCCGAACGCGGTGGTTTCCGGGAATCTGGATGACAAGTTTGTTTCGTCAGATCGGAGGTTAACCTCTTTGGGAATTACCGATGACGGATGGTGGATCCGGTTTGCGGTTGAAAACGCCGAACCGGAAGAGCTGCCGTTTGTCGTGCATTATCCCTTCCCCATGGTGGATCTGGTCGATTTCTACCTGGTAGACGATGGGAAGGTGGTTGATGTGGTTAAGCAGGGCGAGAAGCGACCCCGGAGTGAAGAGGCAATCGGAATCGAGGGGTATGGGGTCGAATTTATGGTGCCGGGGGATTCCCAACGCGTGGTCTATATGAGAATTCAGAATCCCCTGAGCGATGTTCTCGACAGTTATTTTGAGGTGGGCTCTCCCGAAGCCTTTGAGCAGGAGAAACATTGGATCAGCATTTTCTTGGGATTTATCCTTGGGGGAGGGATCATCATCCTCATTTACAATGCCGTCATTTGGGCGGTTGTGCGCGAGCAGATCTACGGGTGGTATGTGGCCTATCTGGCGCTGGCTCTTCTGACCTTTTCGGTAGTGTCGGGGTTTTGGCACCATTTTATATGGGTCCACCAAGGGTTTCTCAGCGAGGCGCTCCCTCCTTTGCTCTCTTCGCTGACTTTTGTCTTTTTGATTCAATTCAGTCGGCACTTTTTGCTGACGCATCAGCTTCTGCCCAGAATCGACCGGATTATGAAGTGGGGAATGTTCTCCCTATTGCTTCCTCCGATTTTGTTCTTTTCCGGATACTCCGGAGCTGCCGCGAGGACCGCCATGATCTTCGTCCTCGTGCTGAACATTTTGCCGGTTTTGGGAATTTATCTTTGGCGAAAGGGGAACCAGGTCGCCAAGATCTATGCCGTTTCCTGGGCGATTTGGGTGGCTGCCATTTGTGGTCTGAGCGGCCGGGCTCTGGGGTGGTTTCCGACGAACGATTTCACACTGCGTCTGGGGTGGCTGGGAATCTGGGGAGAGGCGGTTCTGTTCGCCTTGGCTCTTGTGGCCCGAATTCGGATTCTTCAGCAGGAAAAACTTGCCGCAGAGGCTAGGGCGAAGTCCTTTTTGGAGCAGTCAAAAACCGAATTGGAGCAGCTCGTCACGGAGCGCACGCGGGACCTGGAGAACAAACGATACGAACTGGAGGTGCTCAACGGTGAGAAGGATAAGTTTTTCTCGATCATTGCCCATGACCTGCGAAACCCGTTTCGGGGCATCTTCAGCCTGAGTGAAATCCTCGCGGAAGATTGGCGCAACCTCCCGCCGGAGGAACTTCAGTCTTCGCTCGACGAATTGCATGATGGCGCCGAGCGGTTGAATCGGTTGCTGGAGAATCTTTTGTCATGGGCTCAATTGCAGAAAGGGAGCCTCCAGATCAAACCTCAGGAGTTTCCCCTGGAGCCTTCGCTGAGGAGCTGTGTCGAGCTGTTCCGAGGCATGGCCGATCAGAAGCAAATCCAGCTGAACCTGTTCGTGGAGCCAGGGCTCGTGGTCTTGGCTGATGAGCCGGCCTTGGAAACGGTCATTCGCAACCTCTTGAACAATGCATTGAAATACTCTGAGGCCGAGGGGAAGGTCGAGGTATCGGCTGAGCGGCGGGGAGCCTCCGTCGTCATCGAAGTCAAAGATTCGGGCGTGGGGATGGAGGAGTCGAAAGTGAAGACTCTCCTCACTCTTGGAGAACAGGAGTCGACCCCTGGCACCTCCGGCGAGCAGGGGAGTGGTCTCGGACTCCTGCTTTGCAAGGAGCTCGTAACCCTCCAAAGCGGACGACTCGCGGTGAAAAGTGAAATCGGGAGAGGCACTCGGTTTACGGTCGAGCTTCCGGCCCCAGGAAAGGAATGA
- a CDS encoding amino acid carrier protein yields the protein MESIEAGVSWVNGWLWGSVLLILLVGVGITLMVGLRFIPVRKLPIGFRQLFGKRKEEGDGDILPFNALMTSLSGTIGTGNIVGVASAIAIGGPGALFWMWCTAVVGLATKYSEAVLAVHFREKDSLGQHVGGPMYYIQNGLGKKFVWMAVCFSIFGALAGFGIGNTVQVSSIAHGLEVSLGMPRLLTGLVVAVLVGAVILGGIKRIGSVAGKIVPVMSVAYIGLCGVVIVMNLSSLPSVLIEILESAFSPVAATGGFAGSTIMIAVRMGVSRGVFSNEAGLGSAPIAHASAQTNSPVRQGTLAMLGTFIDTLVICTMTGVAIVLSGVWTQDVQGMELSILAMNTLLPASGNLIVVSGMVIFAFTTVLGWALYGERCAEYLFGVKIILPYRILWVLAVPVGAVMDLRFIWNCADMLNGLMALPNLVALLLLSRVVFSLTRDYFSQDE from the coding sequence ATCGAATCGATTGAAGCGGGAGTTTCCTGGGTGAATGGATGGCTTTGGGGGAGTGTTCTCCTGATTTTGCTCGTGGGGGTCGGGATCACGTTGATGGTCGGATTGCGATTTATTCCGGTTCGGAAGTTGCCGATCGGGTTTCGGCAGTTGTTTGGTAAGCGAAAGGAGGAGGGGGACGGGGATATCCTGCCGTTCAACGCTTTGATGACAAGCCTCTCGGGAACGATCGGCACCGGGAATATTGTCGGGGTCGCCTCGGCAATTGCGATTGGCGGACCGGGGGCTCTTTTCTGGATGTGGTGTACGGCGGTAGTCGGACTGGCGACGAAATATTCGGAGGCGGTGTTGGCGGTTCATTTTCGGGAGAAGGACTCCCTGGGCCAGCACGTGGGCGGGCCGATGTATTACATTCAAAATGGTTTAGGGAAGAAATTCGTCTGGATGGCGGTCTGCTTCTCGATCTTCGGGGCGTTGGCCGGGTTTGGCATCGGAAATACGGTGCAGGTGAGTTCCATCGCTCATGGGCTTGAGGTGAGTCTTGGAATGCCTCGGCTCCTCACCGGGCTGGTGGTGGCGGTGCTGGTCGGCGCTGTGATTTTGGGAGGAATCAAGCGGATCGGCTCGGTGGCCGGTAAGATCGTTCCGGTGATGTCGGTGGCCTATATCGGTCTTTGTGGAGTTGTCATCGTGATGAACCTATCGAGCCTGCCGTCGGTTTTGATCGAGATCCTTGAATCGGCGTTTTCTCCGGTGGCGGCGACCGGGGGATTTGCCGGATCGACGATCATGATTGCGGTGCGGATGGGGGTCTCCCGCGGAGTCTTTTCGAATGAGGCGGGTCTGGGCTCGGCTCCGATCGCCCATGCGTCGGCCCAGACCAACAGTCCAGTGCGTCAGGGGACTTTGGCGATGTTGGGGACGTTCATCGATACTTTGGTCATTTGCACGATGACTGGAGTCGCGATCGTGCTTTCCGGGGTGTGGACGCAGGATGTTCAGGGGATGGAGCTGTCGATCCTTGCCATGAATACTCTTCTGCCCGCTTCGGGCAATTTGATCGTCGTCAGTGGGATGGTGATCTTCGCTTTCACTACGGTTCTGGGCTGGGCGTTGTATGGGGAACGCTGTGCCGAGTATCTATTTGGAGTGAAGATCATTCTTCCTTATCGGATCCTTTGGGTGCTGGCGGTTCCTGTCGGTGCGGTGATGGATTTGCGCTTTATCTGGAATTGCGCGGATATGCTCAATGGCTTGATGGCTTTGCCCAATTTGGTGGCGTTGCTGCTTCTCTCCCGGGTCGTCTTTTCCCTGACTCGTGACTATTTTTCCCAAGACGAATGA
- a CDS encoding PhzF family phenazine biosynthesis protein translates to MSRELPIYQIDAFAEGDFRGNPAAVCPLVKWLPDTLLQMIAEENNLSETAFYVPEGEGFRIRWFTPTVEVDLCGHATLAAARVVFDRGAVEGDTILFHSRSGPLRVKRDGGLFRLDFPSQPGQSCDMPERLAHGLGGWPVECYRAADFLAVFSSEEEIYALEPDFQALATLPGRGVIVTAPGTDVDFVSRFFAPSHGIDEDAVTGSAHCTLTPYWAKRLNKTELTAWQVSKRGGVLQCRLQEDRVLISGKTRLFLKGTIWID, encoded by the coding sequence ATGAGCCGAGAACTTCCCATTTACCAAATCGATGCCTTTGCCGAAGGCGACTTCCGCGGAAATCCGGCAGCGGTCTGTCCGCTGGTGAAATGGTTGCCGGATACGCTGCTGCAGATGATTGCCGAGGAGAACAACCTCTCGGAAACCGCTTTCTACGTACCGGAAGGGGAGGGCTTTCGCATTCGTTGGTTTACGCCGACGGTCGAGGTAGACCTGTGTGGGCACGCGACCCTAGCGGCAGCGCGGGTGGTCTTTGACCGGGGAGCGGTCGAGGGGGATACCATTCTTTTTCACTCGCGGAGCGGACCCCTCCGGGTGAAGCGTGATGGCGGTTTGTTTCGGTTGGATTTCCCGTCGCAGCCGGGTCAGTCCTGCGACATGCCCGAGCGTCTCGCTCACGGTTTGGGCGGCTGGCCTGTGGAGTGCTACCGAGCCGCCGATTTCCTCGCCGTCTTTTCCAGCGAGGAGGAGATCTACGCCCTGGAGCCCGATTTTCAGGCGCTCGCGACCCTTCCGGGCCGCGGAGTCATCGTCACCGCCCCAGGGACGGACGTCGATTTTGTCAGCCGCTTCTTCGCCCCCAGTCACGGGATCGACGAAGACGCCGTTACCGGGTCGGCGCACTGCACCTTGACCCCTTATTGGGCCAAGCGTCTCAACAAAACCGAACTGACCGCCTGGCAGGTTTCCAAGCGCGGCGGAGTCCTCCAATGCCGCCTCCAAGAGGACCGCGTCCTTATCTCCGGGAAGACCCGACTCTTCCTGAAGGGGACGATCTGGATCGACTGA
- a CDS encoding GNAT family N-acetyltransferase has product MTEQVSGVRDLSREDLAGCQEIYRRAALESDPHAYSSKQREVWASFADEEGFSDFMMGDGGLVVEKDGAVCGFSSYEENGYIRCLYVSPDFQRSGVGGTLLSIMLNRLTGSPRIWTIASLFSRGLFARHGFTLTETEHKVHRGVAFERYIMDFTSR; this is encoded by the coding sequence ATGACGGAGCAAGTTTCCGGCGTCCGGGATCTTTCGCGCGAGGATCTGGCGGGTTGTCAGGAGATTTACCGCCGGGCGGCTCTCGAGAGTGACCCCCATGCTTATTCATCGAAACAGCGGGAGGTCTGGGCATCTTTCGCCGATGAGGAGGGATTCTCCGATTTTATGATGGGGGATGGCGGCTTGGTTGTGGAAAAGGACGGCGCTGTCTGCGGATTCAGTTCGTATGAGGAGAACGGTTACATCCGGTGCTTGTATGTGAGTCCGGACTTTCAGCGTTCCGGCGTCGGAGGGACTCTCTTGTCGATCATGCTCAATCGCCTCACGGGCTCACCTCGGATTTGGACGATTGCCAGTCTTTTTAGTCGCGGTTTGTTTGCCCGTCACGGATTCACACTAACCGAAACGGAACACAAAGTGCATCGAGGGGTCGCCTTCGAGCGCTACATTATGGATTTTACTTCCCGATGA